One Pyrus communis chromosome 4, drPyrComm1.1, whole genome shotgun sequence genomic region harbors:
- the LOC137732873 gene encoding uncharacterized protein, translating to MEFHVVCLGIRPANVDEEQVKLRAFPFTLEAKANEWLYNLPLRSMNTWNQVKQAFLEQYVPPTKAVSIRKDICAIRQQHGELFGDYYERFTHLVASSSEGAFMDKTPTNAKALLKNIAGNTRQFGGKDELPLNKVNEVMVAPKQVCGVCSMVGHAIDICSLLMDQGGLEQANALGGFQGQQRQKYDPYSNNYNAGWHDHPHLKWNNQDNGQQSVPNNYNCPPDFFQARLQAPFQPQQQQAPSKSLEDLIASLANSTQSHQQKIDKAIENLERQMSQLASLMGQQH from the exons ATGGAGTTTCATGTGGTATGCTTGGGAATAAGACCAGCCAATGTGGATGAGGAGCAAGTCAAGTTGAGGGCATTCCCATTTACATTAGAAGCTAAGGCAAATGAGTGGCTTTACAATTTACCTTTGAGATCAATGAACACATGGAACCAGGTGAAGCAAGCATTCTTGGAGCAATATGTTCCGCCCACAAAAGCTGTAAGCATAAGGAAAGACATATGTGCAATCCGACAACAACATGGAGAGCTCTTTGGAGATTACTATGAGCGATTCACACATTTGGTTGCATCTT CAAGTGAAGGAGCATTCATGGACAAGACACCAACAAATGCTAAGGCATTATTAAAGAACATTGCTGGCAACACACGACAATTTGGAGGAAAAGATGAGCTACCTCTTAACAAAGTTAACGAG GTTATGGTGGCTCCAAAACAAGTGTGCGGTGTATGTTCAATGGTGGGACATGCCATAGACATATGCTCTTTGTTGATGGATCAAGGTGGTCTTGAGCAAGCTAATGCATTAGGAGGGTTTCAGGGGCAACAAAGACAAAAGtatgatccatactccaacaaCTATAACGCGGGGTGGCACGATCATCCACACTTAAAGTGGAACAATCAAGACAACGGACAACAATCTGTTCCCAACAACTATAACTGTCCACCTGACTTCTTTCAAGCAAGATTGCAGGCACCATTTCAGCCTCAACAACAACAAGCTCCAAGTAAGTCTCTTGAGGATTTAATTGCTTCTTTAGCTAACTCtactcaatctcatcaacaGAAAATAGACAAAGCAATTGAAAACCTTGAGCGCCAAATGAGTCAGTTAGCAAGTTTGATGGGGCAACAACATTAA